The genomic stretch agccttctttatggtcccacacttacatctgtacatgactgatggaaaaaccatagctttcactatacagacctttgttggcaaagtgatggctctgccttttaatatactgtctagttttatcatagctttccttccatggagcaagggtattttaatttcatggctgcagttaccatccacagtgattttggagcccaataaaataaaatctgtaagtgcttccactttcccccttctattttctatgaagtgatgggaggaCTGTTCATCCCATACATCCTTTcatccagtggttctcaaagtggtcCACAGGCTAGCATCTTCAGCATCATTCTATTGAATCTCACTCAGTAACAACAGTGAGTTTTGTGGCATTTTAACTGGTCCCATTCCTGTCCTCTTATCGCCAACTTTGCAGTAGCATTGAAAATCAGCATCTAACTATCCATTTCAtggtgaaaaggtgaaagttagCAGACTGTGGAGGGAGCAGAGTGGGGTTGGAGAGCCTTCAAAATCCGATTCTGAGACAATCACCATTGTATGATTTATCTGATGGTTCCCTTGTAAGACACCTCTCCGAGActgtctttatttaaaacaagTTTGAGCTCGTCCAGTGCAAACAGCCTTTCTTTGGTAcgtggtgaaaatgaaagtgaagtggctcaggcGTCTGCAACTTTTTGATAcccccatggaatgtatagtccatgggaatctccaggccagaatagtggagtgagtagccattcccttatccagggcatcttcccaaccaagggatcaaactcaggtctcccgcattgcaggtggattctttaccagctgagccacaagggaagcccaagaatactggagtgggtagcctatcccttctccagcagatattcctgacccaggaatcgaactggggtctcctgaattgcaggcagatttttaaccaactgaactatgaggtaAAAGTGTATGTCTCCTCTAAAATTtggacacaaatgttcatagtgtTTTTACTCAAAGTACATGTTCAGACACACAAGACTATGTATTGGAtgatccatttatataaaatgcaaacACATCTAGAGTGAAACACATCTAGGTTGCTGCAGGTTGGGTGTAATGGGAAAGGACAACCACAGGGATGATGAGAACATTCTCAGTGTTACTATGGTGCTGATTTCATGGGCAGACACGATTTTCTGAAATCACCAAGGAACACACTTTAAATAGATGTAATTCATTCTATGTGCAGTATTCTTAGCATGGTTGATAAAGAAGCTGCTTCCCATAGGTCTTTGGGAGTTGGGCGACAGGCTGTCCAAGGCTGAAGTGTTGGAGGAATTGATAGAATCAAAATGTTAGGGATATGTTGATGGTCTTTCTACTTTCAGAGAAGTCCTATGAAAGAAAGAGGAACTCGGGCTACAGCGGGTGGTCTCCAAGCAGAGCTAGGAAGGAATGCAGTTCTAACGGTGAGGCTCTCTGCCTGAGACCTGAAACCTTTGGTGATTGAGAGCCCAATAAATCGGAAACCTACAGGTGGAGAAAGCTAACCGCTTCTGACGCTTGAATGCCAACAGTTTGAAGAGGTGGTTTTGAATCAGCCTCCTGAGGAGGAGATGAGACTATACAAGCCAACCAAGCAGTGGAGGCCAACTTAAACGTGTTTCATCTGGATCTAATCACACTATTTCAGATGGCCTCAAGACAGCTGCTAGTCATTGTCAGAGAGGGGCACAGGCCAGTACAGAGACCAGTAAACAAAAGGCTTCAGGCTTAACAACTCTCcagattccctgatagctcagttggtaaagaatccacctgtaatgcaggagaccccagttagattcctggatcagggagatctgctggagaagggataggctacccacttcagtatccttgggtttttctggtggcttagcaggtaaagaatccatgtgcagtgtgggggacctgggttcgatccctggcttgggaagatacccttgagggcactccagttttcttgcctggagaatccctatggacagaggagcctggtgggctacagtccgtggggtcgcaaagagttggacatgactgaccaactaagAACAGCACATTAGGAACAATGTGAATAAATTTGCCAATTTaggggtggtcctaagatggtggaggaataggacggggagaccactttatcccccacaaattcatcaaaagatcatttgaatgctgagcaacttacTCAAAACAGCTTCTGAACACCAGCAGAGGACactaggcacccagaaaggcatcccattctctttgaaaggaggtaggacaaaatataaaagccaaaaagagaggcaaaagagtTAGAAATGGAGACCCGTCttggggagggagttgtgaaggaggagaagtttccaaacaacaAGAATCCCTCTCAGTGGCGGGTCtctggggagttttggaatctcagagggcaacataactgggagaaagaagaagaagaaaaaaaaaaaccagaaaatatgCACTTAAGCACAACTGTCAGTGGAGAATTCCCCCAGATGCTCACATCCGCCACCAGTGAGTGGGGACTGGACAGGGAGGCACGAACTgtatgcttagggtaaggactgggcctgaatgccctgaggacaatgtGAGGGAGCTaaagtgagatagcaacccaaactgtgagATAGCCAGAGAGACTtaaagcaaaaaaagagagagagagagacagagaacttTCCCAGGAAGAGCTCTGACTTAACGAGCAGtctggcccactcacagaacaaaggactgagagAATATCAGAAGAGAGATAGTAGCTGTGGACTGGCTCCTCACCTGCCAGAGGCAGAGAAGCAGCTgggtgacagccagagccagaaggcaaggggcaatcttgGTCCCAGAGATgtcatcctccaccaaactgtgagtaggctcccagttgctaagcacgtcttcctgggatcctggatggttgacatctgccaggggggtcacagcctgagatcagctccccagaggagacatacAGCACACCAGAGACAGTGCTTTCACGGTGCACCCAGAAAAGTGAGTCGCTGGGACCTGGGGGTAATTAAGATGCATGGGCCACCTGGGAGAGTGTGCTCATCAAACACCTGGTTGCCCGAGCTGCTCAAGCCTggaaagggcacaaaacgcatgcCCAACATTGTCTGTGCACTTGGGGAGGGCCTGACAACCTGAACCTGAATGGCTCAGTCCTGGGAAGTACAAGAAATACAGGACCCACTTTGGAGAGcacccctgcagagcaacctggagcctgaacAGTGTAGACTGGTAAAGCACAGGCCGTCATGACCTGGGGCAAATGCCGTGTGGTACATAGACTGAGAGCACTCCAGACATGCCAATgctatttgtttgcagtgttcttaaagagaaaggaataccagtccacctgatctgcctcttgagaaatctgtatgcaggtcaggaagcaacagttagaactagacatggaacaacagactggttccaaataggaaaaagagtacgtcaagggtgtatattgtcatcctgcttacttaacttatatgcacattacatcatgaggaatgctaggctgggtgaagcacatgctggaatcacattgccaggagaaatagaaacaacctcagatatgcagatgacacaatacCTATGGCCGAAAGTgaggaaaaactaaagagcctcttgaggaaagtgaaaaaggtgagtgaaaaagtcggcttaaaactcaacattcagaaaactaagaaaaaaaaagaaaactaagatcatgatatctgatcccatcacttcatggaaaatagatcgggaagcagtggaaatagtgacaagtttattttctgcgggatcaaaatcactgcaggtggtgattgcagccatgaaattaacagtcacttgctccttggaagaaaagttatgaccaacttaaacagcatattaaaaaacagagacactgctttgccaacaaaggtctgtctagtcaaggctatggtttttccaatagtcatgcatgaatgtgagacttggtccataaagaaagctgagcgctgaagaactgatgtttttgatgtgtggtgttggagaagactcttgagagtcctttggactgcaaggagagccaaccagtcagttctaaaggaaatcaatcctgaatattcattgtaaggactgatgttgaagctgaaactccaatatttggacacctgatgtgaagaactgactcacttgaaaagaccctgatactgggaaggattgaaggcaggaggggaaggggacgacagaggatgagatggttggatgtcatcaccgactcaatggatatgagttgagtaaactctgggagttggtgatggacagggaggactggcgagctgctgtctatggcgtcacaaagagtcaaaaacgactgagcaactgaactgaaatgaaatgaactccctcccccacaacacaactgaataAGTAAACCTAAGTAAGTGATCACTATCGCACCCTTGTGCCAGGGCCTAAATTAGACACGGAAGAGACTTGCAAAGAGAGAAAGCCAAAATAGACAAAAAAGAGGGAACTGCTCTGGAAATGACAGGtacaatagattaaaaccctgtagttagatCGGAAGGGGCCTAAAgtccttgagaagaagtataaacTGGAATAAGGAACTATATGAAACTGAAACTAATCCCACACTGCCTTCAGCAGCTCCAGACCAATTCCTAAatacatttttactattatcatttaaaaatttttgtcttttgaagttctttattactcctttaattttcatgtttataaCCAACTATTACCTTGCAACAAAAGACCctacttttttctcatttatttttattagttggaggctaattactttacaatattgtagtggtttttgtcatacattgacatgaatcagccatggatttacatgtattccccatcccgatcccccctcccacctccctctctacccgatcccccTGGGACttgccagtgcaccaggcccgagcacttgtctcatgcatccaacctgggctggtgatctgtttcactctagataatatacatgtttcgatgctgttctctcgaaacatcccaccctcgccttctcccacagagtccaaaagtctgttctgtacatctgtgtctctttactaatgcatatatgtggaatttagaaagatggtggtGATAACACTAAAtgcaagacaacaaaagagacacagagataaagcaCATAcatttggactctatgggaggaggtgagggtggaatgattgacagaatagaattgaaacatgtatattaccatatgtgaaatacatcaccagcccaggttcgatgcatgagacataGTGCTCAGGTccagtgcactgggatggccctgagggatgggatggggaaggaggaaggagtgGGATTCAGGatgtgggacacatgtacaccaatggctgattcatgtcaatgtatggcaaaaaccactacaatattgtaaattaattagcctccagttaaaataaataaatattttaaacagccAAAAAAATTGCCAAATTAGATGAAATTAAGAAATTCCTTGAATGACACAAATTCCCAAAACCAActcaagaagaaagtgaaaacccTAAATATCCCTAAACCTTTAAAAGATATGGAACAGAAAACTCCAGGCCCATGTGACTTAACTAGTGAATGCTATGAAATACATGAAGGAGAAATATCACCAAGCCATACAAATTATTTCATAAAGTAGAGAAGAGGAAACAATTCTCAAATCATTTTATGAGACCACTGTTACAAAAATACcaaaatgaaatattagcaaatttAATCCAGCTATATATAAAGCATTATGACCAAATGAGATCTATCCCAAGAATGAAAGATTggttatacattaaaaaatattcaaccaGTGTTATTCATCAtatgaagaaaacacaggagaaaaaccatatgacCATTTTGATAGATGCCATAAAAACATTTGACCATATTCAAGAACCACTATGATAAAGAACTCTCCAAAAACTAAGACTACAAACAGACTTTCTTAATCTGATCAAGGTCACCTACAAAACTCCTACAACTAACGTGATAATGGAGGAAAATCTAATCTCTccactgggggtggggaaggctgcTGGCCTTGGATTTGCAGGGCCACTGAGAGGCCTATCCAGCCAGGGGGTGAGGATCAAGCGGACTGATTGAAATACCTGCACCCTCCTCGGGCAGTGGCCCTGATCCAGTCACCTCCCATGGTACCAGTGGTTCCCTGGGAGACACACAGCACCTCCCAGGCAGTGGTGCCCCAGCCCCATCATCACCACCGACTGCACTGTGTCTGTTGCCTTGACCCCTTCCAGACACAGAAATAGACTTGCACCCAGCAGGCCAGCAGACACTAGGTCACCCCCCAGTTGAGAGCAGCTGGCACCTCCAGCCCTCTGGAGAGCTGCAAGACTTTGTTCCTGGAGAGGGAAAGCCCGTGAGAATTGTGCCAGCAGAGGCCAAGTGACTAGTGTTATCCTGGGTGGCACTGCCCTTTCAGCAGCCCTTGTGTGCCACTGGTCCGACTGGTGCTTCTGGCAGGCCTGGGGTAAGCCCCCAGCCTGAAGTCCCTGTATTCTGTGTGCCTGCAGCCCCAAGAGGCCCAGCCCCATGCCATCCCCAGTGAGTCCAACAGCAGTCCTTGCTTCCCTCCCCAGGCGAACAAGCACAGCCCACTCCCCATCCCTAGTCTCAGGACTCCAGGACAGGGTCCCTGTCCACTGCCACGCAAAGGCACCTACGCATGAACACAAGCACACGCAGATGCCAATGTGCATGCCTCTGATCCGTCTCTTTCATAAAGACACACATGCCCAGGTGCATGACCCTGTGCACAAGCACACGTACACTCCCATGTGCATGCACCTGaccacacactctctcacacacacataaacgCACATGTGCTAGCACCTGTGCAcaggcactctctctctctctcgggcacacgcacacacagacatggACAGGCAGATGGCCATGTGCATACACCTGCCTACAGACACACGAACGCACACGTCAGCTACGTGTGGGACACCAGACGGACAGACCAGGCTATCTTCCAGAAGTCGATGACAAGGACCCGCACTCAGCAGGATGGTCACCTGTGAGCATGGCCAGGTTAGCAGCGGCGCAGACTTGGAGGTGCACAGGGACCGGGGCTCACTTGAAATTTGCAGGCTTGGACCAGAAACAGTCGCACACGTTGAGGAGTGGGGGAGGGTCTGTTGGAGCATGCGCACTGAGGAGCCGCCGCCCCACACACAGAGGCGTCATCGCTAAGCCGTTTACCAGGTTTCTGGCCCGAGTCAGTACTGACTCAGAGGGCCCAGACCACGTAGGTGTGAATCTGCACAGGCACATGGGGGTGACATGGCACACTAACGCACGAAGCTTCAGCAGGGGGCGCCCATTGCCCGAGAGCCTGCAGTCATCGCGGGAACCAATGGTCGGGGGGAACCAATCAGGAGGCAGGACcagggtgtgtgtgcacaggtgcTCTTCCTATGCTGAGCTGCAGGTGGCACTACAGGGCTGGTGTCTGTAGGGACAGATCGGTCTTTCCCGCTGTGGAGAGCGGGAAGGGAGTTCAAGATGGAGCCTGAGGCACACGGTGGAGGAAACATGAGGGCGGCCAATGAAGACGCAGGTGCTGTGGCCTTTGCAGCGGACACAGCACGTGGCAGCCACAGCGTGCCGGGTGGTGCTGGTGGCCAGGATGACCCTGGCGACCCAGCTGGCCCTGGTGATGCCATCATTCATGAAATTCCTGGTGGCGTCGCTGACCTGAATAATCCCAGAGGCCCCGGCGCTGCAGGAGAGTCAGATGGCACAGTCGGTGTCATTCCACAGTTCCCGGGGGCACCCCAAGTTCCAGGGCCTGGTGGAGACGCTGCACCTGGAGCCGGAATTCTGAGTAACCGTCCCCTCCAGTTGTATCCTATTCCAGGAGCCTCGGTGGGCCGGGCGGCTGCGGTGTTCCGGGTGTGGGCTAGGGGTGGTTTGGGGGGTTGCAGGTGGTGGGGCCTAAAGTGTAGGAGGAGGGTACTCTGGAGGGCTGGAGGGTATGTGTCAGGAGTGGTCTGGCTGCCAAGAGAAGGTAGTGAGGAAAAGCAACCTGAAGGGATTCAGAGGGCTGTGTGGTGATATCCAGGGTGTCCGGCGGCGTCCTTGTGGGAGAAAGAGGTTCTCTGTGAGCAGGGAGCCTGACTAACATACAGGCAAAATGACTAGTATGGATGGTGCCTTAACCGTATCTCCACCAGCAGCCTCACTGTGCCTTTCTCATCACACGAGGAGGCAGACAATGCCCGTCACTTCCTGACTCGACGTACTCAACTGCAAGGGCCGATTCGGAAGGAGATTGGTGTTAATGGCCGCATGCTGGTTCTGTCAGTTCTAaagggggccgggggcgggggggggggggtgggtggtgcCCAGGGCCAATCTCGGCCAATGAGGAGCCATAATGGTGGGTTAAGCCTAAAGGAGTGTGGTGCCCTGGGTTTGTCGGTGTGCGGGAACAGAGGGAGGAcatgctcctcttcctccttctcggTGGGAAATTGAATTTCATTTTGTCTCCCTTTTAGCCGATTGACTGCTGAagaccatgcccttctccggagGTCCATCGCCTTCTGTCTGGACCAGCTTTCCCTGGTGATATGGTCCTTGCAGCACTTTGTGCCCCCCGTTTCTGCTAAGCCTCAGCAGGGAAGAGGGGGTTAAACCCAGCCTGTGTGCCCTAGCCTCAAGTGTCCTTCCCCAGGGCATTGCTTTCTGCAGTAATTTGATCCGGTTTCATCTTGTGTCTGTGCTGCTGCTTGGGGGCTCAGTGGCGTCATAGTTTGGTGATTGTTAACTACATAAAATTGTTTGTTTGGTGATTGTTGACTGCAGAAAATAAAACCGAGCTACTGTGCTgtctctgactttatttttagcttCTGCACTTCCTCATTCTGCATTTGGCTTTCAGTTGGAAGGGAGGTTCTGAGATCCAGATATTCAAGGAATACAACATAATTGAAGACAATGTAAGAAGTGGGAGAGTAAGAAAGTTGTATACTGTCATTCAGTattaattttggaatattttctcattttatagttatattaaatattaagataaattaccagaggccttccctggtggctcagatggtaaagaatctgcctgcagtgtggtagacccaggttcaatctctgggttgggaatatcttcTGGAAATgttaatggcaatccactccagtatttttgcctggagaaatcctgAACAGTGGAGCttgcaggctacaattcatggggttgcaaggagtcagactccACACAGCAAgtgcacttttcacttttcacatgaCACATGAATGATGTTGCTTTTCAGTCTGtaattcatgtctgactgtttgtgcccccatggattgtagcataccagactcatctgtcctccactgtctccggcaatttgctcaaattcatgtccattgagtgggttatgctatctcaccatctcatcctctgtctcccccttctactgttgccttcaatctttcccagcatcaggatctcttccagttagttggcccttcacatcaggtagccaaagtatagcagtttcaggttcagcatcagcccttccagtgaatcttcagggtagatttcctttaggattgactggtctgttctccttgtagtccaagtcCTCTCAAGAGTATCCTTGTATCCTGAAACCTTGCTAAACTGAATAATTAATTGTAATAGCTCTTTTATACATCCCATTGGACTTCGTACATAAAGAATCATTTTGTCTGTAatgcacatttctttctttccaattgaTGCATTTTAACTGATTTCTGTAAAAATGAAAGtgccaacactttggccacctggtgtgaagagctgattcattggcagagaccctgatgctgggaaagattgaagatatgaggagaagtggacgacagaggatgagatggttggaaggcatcaccgactcaatggacatgaatttgagcaattccaggagatggtgaaggacagggaagcctggagtgctgcagtccttgggtttgTAAAGGGTCCAGCATGACTGAATGAACAGCAACAGGCATGGGGAAGATGCTGGTGGGTTGTTTGCTTCGGCCCCTCACCATCTGCTACCTTTGTCTAGTGTGACCCTTCTGTGGCACACGTTGGAGAGGTCAAAGCTGCATTGTGGAATGCACGTTTTAGATGGGTCCAGGTTGGGCCAGCTAGTTACCCTTGTGCGTGGTTTGGGAGGCAAATGAGTTGGGATTCTGTTTGCCCCTCCTGGGAGGCACAGAGACTCAGAGCAGAATGTCTGTGTGTGGTGAGAGTTAGGTTGCAGCCCTGGGGGTTGCTGCTTATGGCAGCCAACTGGGAGCACTTTTTTTTTGCAGCCAGGCACTCGGTGGTGGTGGCTTTTTGTTGGCGGGGCCTATAGTCGACTGTCCTGGGAGTGTGCAGCACACAGATCAGCAAAGGCAGGGCCCCTCCTGCCTGTGGAGATCCCACTGGAAGCCCGAGGGTGGGAGCCTCTTGAGTGACACCTGCACCTCTGTGCAGCCTCtgtgggagggcagggctggggacacaTGGGAACCAGCCCCTCAGGTGGAGGAGTGGCCTGGAAATAGGTGAGAGGAGCCTAGAGCACCTCTGTCATCTCCTGGCCTTGAGATGTGAGGGGCGGTGTTGGTCCAGGAGAAGGAGGGTCCGCATAACTAGCCAGGACAGCAGGGGAAGCCTGGGCCCGCCCACCCACCAGGGAGCACAAGGAGGGAAGGGCACCCCTGAGTGGAATTGGGGAGACAGTAGAGTGACCCTAGGTCGCCACAGCTGGTATCACCTCCACAGCTCCTCTGATTCCAGGAACTTCCTTAGGGCGCGTGGCTTTGTCTTGCTTTAACACTGTTATGTCAGGAAGACTTACTTTCCTGTTTCCACCTGTCCCTCAGCTCAGGTCTGTGAGGCCTTGAGTGTCACACCTGTCTGTATAGCTAAGGTGGATTATCAGGCAGAAGAGACTTGGTTTCTATGCTTGGTTTGGTCAATCACTGTCTCCCTACCAAAAAGGCTCATGTGAGCATCGATGGGGAAGCCAGTAACACTGGCCTGTGGACTGAGTGTCTGGGTCCTTCTTCCACCCTCAGTTCCCATATTGAAGCCCTAAGCCCCAGGGGCTGGAGTTTGGAGATGGGCCTTTGGAATATACTAAGGTATAGATGAGGTCCTGAGGGTGGTACCTCCATGGTGGTCTTAGGACGCCGATCAGTCCTGACCCCCCAACTTGGGGAAGACCCCTCTTCTTGGAGGTCCTACTCTTGCCCTGCTGTGTGTGTTTCACTTTGAGTTTTATTGTGGGGAGGTGTtggagggtgtgggggagggacaTTAGCCCTTATCACCTTGAGGAGATGTTTAGGAGCCATGGTCAAGGCCTTGGGCACAGAAAGCCACGATCCTTGTCTTAGCTGCGTCTCTGTGTACACCGTTGTCCACTCCACACCGTCTGGGCCGGCACAGGAGGGGCCTGTGTGCACAGGCGTATTAGAGATACCTGAAGGGAGTGTGGCTTCATGAGGGAACCGAGTCCCTCTCGCACCATGGGTTCTCTCTAGTGGCCCATGGGTGGCCGGAGAGACTGGGCAGTAACCAATCTGGTGTGAGGAAGCACCCTGAGGAGAGTGCGCAGAAACACTGTGCATCCTTTCACAGAAGGAGAGGACCTCATGAGGGGCTCAGTCTCTCTTCAGCTCCTGTTGACCTCAAGAGGGACATGTGGTGGCCATGCAGTCCTTTGACAGCATCATGAGTTTTGCTGGGCAGGGCACTGTGGCTGGGGCGGCCCCCCAGGCACTGGGGGCATCAACTGTCCCAGTGCAAGGTGCGGAGGCTGTGGCATTTGGTGGAGCCTGCGAGGCCCAGTGCTGGAGTTGTATCCTTTCTGAGGAGCCTGCAGGTTCACTGGGGGTTGTAGGGCAGAGGTTGGGGGAGGAACTCAGGAAGATGAGCACTAGACGGTTCAGAagctgtggggtgggggctgccacTGGGGCACAGATGGAGAATCAGGGACCAAAGGTGTCCAGAACTAGCAGCCCATGATCTGCCGCCAGGTGGCTGTGGGACATGGGGGTGACCTGATCGGCTGTGGTGCACAGTTTCCCCAACGTTATCTGGGAGTAGGCGGGCCTCAGCCAGACCTGGGGGCCAGAACTGGTTGTCTGCATGAACTGGCCCTTAATAAAATATGCCAGCACTCTCTTGGTGTCCTCCCTGTCCTACCTGGATTCAGAAATGGTCAGCAGGTACCTGACCCAGGTAACTGAACTCTATTTAAGAGCTgagtaacattcagaaaactaagattgtggcatcttgccccatcatttcatggaaaatagatggggaaacagtggctgactttattctatggggctccaaaatcactgcagatggtgattgcagccatgaaattaaatgtcgcttacaccttggaagggaagtcatgaccaacctagacagcatattaaaaaacagagacattactttgccaacaaaggtccatctagtcaaggctttggtttctCCATTAGTCAAGGATGGATGTGAGACCTGGACTActaagaaagttgagcactgaaaactggatgtttttgaagtgtggtgttggagaagactcttgagagtccctgggactgcaaggagatccaaccagtccatcctaaaggagatccatcctgggtgttcattggcaggacttatattgaagctgaaactccaatactttggccacctgatgcaaagtgctaactcatttgaaaaaaaaaccctgatgctgggaaaagattgagggcaggcggagaaggggacgactgaggatgagatggttggatggcatcaccaactcaatgggcatgggtttgggtggactccggaagttggtgatggacagggaggcctggcgtgctgtggttcatggaggtcacaaagagtcggacacggctgagcgactgaactgaactgaactggagcctccaaaaataaacctgttactttttccactgtttcctcatctgtttgccatgaagtgatggggcccaaggctatgatcttagttttctgaattttgagttttaagccaactttttcactctcttctttcactttcatcaggaggctctttagttcttcactttctgccataagggtggtgtcatctacatatctgatgttattgatatttcccctggcaatcttgattccaacttgtgcttcatccagcccagtgtttctcatgatgtactctgcatataagtttaaaaagTGGTGTGATAGTataagccttgacatactccttttcctagttggaaccagtctgttgttccatgtccagttctaactgttgctcctgacctgcatacagatttctgaagatgCAGGTCAGGTATTCTgttattcctgtctctttaagaacactgcaaacaaatattgcTGTCATGTCTGGAGTGCATGTCTGGAGTGTATGTAGCACACGGGTTTTGCCCCGGATCATGATGGcctgtgcttt from Cervus elaphus chromosome X, mCerEla1.1, whole genome shotgun sequence encodes the following:
- the LOC122690113 gene encoding cancer/testis antigen 1-like; translation: MEPEAHGGGNMRAANEDAGAVAFAADTARGSHSVPGGAGGQDDPGDPAGPGDAIIHEIPGGVADLNNPRGPGAAGESDGTVGVIPQFPGAPQVPGPGGDAAPGAGILSNRPLQFSLTVPFSSHEEADNARHFLTRRTQLQGPIRKEIGVNGRMLVLRLTAEDHALLRRSIAFCLDQLSLVIWSLQHFVPPVSAKPQQGRGG